The DNA window CATTTCAGGGATGTTGGTGTTATGAACCCGGCCGAGCATTCGTGGCTGACCGTAAAGGGTTTCATGCTACTGAACAGAAATGACGAAACGATGAAATTAATTTTTTGTCACTAAACGTTTCGCTCGGTTGCAGTTATGCCCGTTATTTTCACTCGTATAGTCCTCCAGCAGTTTCGGTGGAAGCGGGGTCACTTCAGCGGTGGCTCGATAGCACCGCTGATCGTTGGCGCCATGCGGTGGGTCGGCATCAGGGTGTCGTGGGCGTGGCGCTGAAGGCCGCCAGGAACAGCGGCAGCTATAGGATCAAGGGCCGTTGGGGGCGGAACCCAAGTCCAAGGCCTGATAGTGTCTGTCCTGCGTGACGCCGCCGTAACCATAGGCGGTCGCACGACAGTCGATGACATGGATATTCGAATGCGGGTGCACATTGCCGATCCAGGTCGAGAGCGCTTGGAATGCCTCGCGCTGAAAGATGGCCTTCTCGTCCCGCGTATTGGTTTCGTCCGTGACGGTCACTTCCAGGCGGAAGGCATTGCGCCCCAACTCTTGCAGCGACTGATCTGCGATGAACCAATCGGCATGGGGGACGTAGCGCACGAGGACAGAGGTACGCCTCAGATCCTTGCGCAACAGTTTGCAGGCGAGTGCGCCAAT is part of the Thiomonas sp. X19 genome and encodes:
- a CDS encoding 4-oxalocrotonate tautomerase family protein: MPFITLHLSGSPDPELSRDLSKRIGALACKLLRKDLRRTSVLVRYVPHADWFIADQSLQELGRNAFRLEVTVTDETNTRDEKAIFQREAFQALSTWIGNVHPHSNIHVIDCRATAYGYGGVTQDRHYQALDLGSAPNGP